A region of Gemmatimonadales bacterium DNA encodes the following proteins:
- a CDS encoding serine/threonine-protein kinase: protein MSDLPDRLAEALKDRYALQRELGRGGMATVYLAADLKHERSVALKVLSPELAAALGADRFLREIKTTAQLAHPHILPLLDSGDAAGTLFYVMPYVEGESLRDRLERERQLPLDDALRIAGEAARALEYAHQRGVIHRDIKPENILLTRDGTTLVADFG from the coding sequence GTGAGCGACCTGCCTGACCGCCTCGCCGAGGCGCTCAAGGACCGGTACGCGCTCCAGCGCGAGCTGGGGCGCGGGGGCATGGCGACGGTGTACCTCGCCGCCGACCTCAAGCACGAGCGGTCGGTGGCCCTCAAGGTCCTGAGCCCGGAGCTGGCCGCCGCGCTGGGAGCGGACCGGTTCCTGCGCGAGATCAAGACCACGGCGCAGCTCGCCCATCCCCACATCCTGCCCCTGCTGGACTCGGGCGACGCCGCCGGCACGCTGTTCTACGTGATGCCGTACGTGGAAGGCGAATCGCTGCGCGACCGGCTGGAGCGCGAGCGGCAGCTGCCACTGGACGATGCGCTGCGCATCGCGGGGGAGGCCGCGCGCGCCCTCGAGTACGCCCACCAGCGCGGCGTGATCCACCGCGACATCAAGCCGGAGAACATCCTGCTCACGCGGGACGGGACCACGCTGGTGGCCGACTTCGGC
- a CDS encoding NAD(P)H-binding protein yields the protein MASRKVLVFGATGGTGRQVVAQALKLGHEVTAFVRDPGRLPATGERLRVVTGDVTAGGQPLADAVRGQDAVISALGRGNSMKSGGLIARSVPVIVRAMEGAGVRRLILTSAYGVGETWRDVPLVPRIVMRLFMRDLSTDKQVGEVALAASGLEWTVVHPVTLTNGPATGRYRAGERLALSGFPRVSRADVAAFLLAQVDDRSWVRKHVLISA from the coding sequence TTGGCTTCGAGGAAGGTCCTGGTTTTCGGCGCCACCGGCGGCACCGGCCGTCAGGTGGTCGCGCAGGCGCTGAAGCTGGGCCACGAGGTCACCGCGTTCGTCCGCGACCCCGGGCGGCTCCCGGCCACGGGTGAGCGCCTGCGCGTCGTGACCGGCGACGTCACGGCCGGGGGCCAGCCACTCGCCGACGCCGTCCGCGGGCAGGACGCGGTGATCAGCGCGCTGGGCCGCGGCAACTCGATGAAGTCGGGCGGCCTGATCGCCCGCAGCGTGCCGGTGATCGTGCGCGCGATGGAGGGCGCCGGGGTCCGCCGCCTGATCCTCACGTCGGCCTACGGCGTGGGCGAGACGTGGCGGGACGTCCCGCTGGTGCCGCGGATCGTGATGCGCCTGTTCATGCGGGACCTCTCCACCGACAAGCAGGTGGGCGAGGTCGCGCTCGCCGCGAGCGGCCTCGAGTGGACGGTGGTCCATCCGGTGACCCTCACCAACGGGCCGGCCACGGGCCGCTACCGCGCCGGCGAGCGGCTCGCGCTCTCGGGCTTTCCGCGCGTCTCGCGCGCCGACGTCGCCGCCTTCCTGCTGGCGCAGGTGGACGACCGCAGCTGGGTCCGCAAGCACGTGCTGATCAGCGCCTGA